In one window of Sciurus carolinensis chromosome X, mSciCar1.2, whole genome shotgun sequence DNA:
- the Pja1 gene encoding E3 ubiquitin-protein ligase Praja-1 isoform X1, with protein MGQESSKPVWPKPAGGYQSNTGRRYGRRHAYVSFRPSTSHQDRIASQRKTTAEVPMHRSAPSQTTKRSRSPFATTRRSWDDCESSGTSLNVDNEDYSRYPPREYRASGGRRGMAYGHIDTFGADDSEEEGAGPVERPPVRGKTGKFKDDKLYDPEKGARSVAGVPPQFSSFNRDVREELDKVDPAPVARCSASRAEFPKPNSVASQMSSAEGKVATNGDSLERERRGQNLTARPSRAPVSICGGGETPSKSAEEPVVRPKVRNLASPNCVKPKIFFDTDDDDDMPHSTSRWRDAVNADEGHSDGLARRGRGESSSGYCEPKYSEDKREARNDQVKPEKVPRRRRTMADPDFWTYSDDYYKYCDEDSDSDKEWIAALRRKYRSREQNLSSSGESWETLPGKEEREPQQARVSVSVTDTSPGLGAGASAGVNAIAGASASTSTSASTSASTSAGAGAVSNGSNYQEEAQEPPLQEEEQTSLEEGEIPWLQYNENESSSEGDNDSGRELMQPGVFVLDGNNNLEDDSSVSEDLEVDWSLFDGFADGLGVAEAISYVDPQFLTYMALEERLAQAMETALAHLESLAVDVEVANPPASKESIDALPEILVTEDHGAVGQEMCCPICCSEYVKGEVATELPCHHYFHKPCVSIWLQKSGTCPVCRCMFPPPL; from the coding sequence ATGGGGCAGGAATCTAGCAAGCCTGTATGGCCCAAACCAGCAGGAGGGTATCAGTCCAATACAGGCAGGAGGTATGGAAGAAGGCATGCTTATGTCAGTTTCAGGCCATCCACGAGCCATCAGGACAGGATTGCCAGCCAGAGAAAGACGACAGCCGAAGTCCCAATGCACAGATCAGCCCCCAGTCAAACCACCAAGAGGAGCCGATCACCATTTGCCACCACTCGTCGTAGTTGGGACGACTGTGAGAGCTCGGGAACCAGCCTGAATGTTGATAATGAGGACTATTCCAGGTATCCGCCAAGAGAGTACAGGGCTTCGGGTGGCAGAAGAGGAATGGCTTATGGACATATTGACACTTTTGGGGCAGATGATAGtgaggaggagggggctgggccTGTTGAGCGACCGCCAGTGAGAGGGAAAACTGGCAAGTTTAAGGATGATAAGCTGTATGACCCAGAGAAAGGGGCGAGGTCTGTGGCGGGGGTGCCTCCCCAGTTCTCTAGCTTTAACCGCGATGTGCGAGAGGAGCTTGACAAGGTAGACCCAGCCCCTGTGGCAAGATGCTCTGCTAGCAGAGCAGAGTTCCCGAAGCCAAATAGTGTGGCCTCTCAGATGTCTTCTGCTGAAGGCAAGGTGGCTACAAACGGTGACAGtttggagagggagagaagggggcaGAACTTAACTGCACGTCCCAGTAGGGCTCCTGTGAGTATTTGTGGTGGGGGGGAAACCCCCTCAAAGAGTGCAGAGGAACCGGTGGTGAGGCCCAAAGTCCGAAATCTGGCAAGTCCAAACTGCgtgaaaccaaaaatattttttgatactgatgatgatgatgatatgcCACACAGTACTTCCAGGTGGAGGGATGCTGTCAATGCTGATGAAGGCCACTCGGATGGCCTGGCAAGGAGAGGCAGAGGCGAGAGTTCAAGTGGCTACTGTGAGCCGAAGTACTCTGAAGACAAGAGGGAAGCGAGGAACGACCAAGTGAAACCAGAGAAGGTGCCCAGGAGGCGACGAACCATGGCTGACCCTGACTTCTGGACATACAGTGACGATTACTACAAATACTGTGATGAAGACTCTGACAGTGACAAAGAGTGGATCGCTGCTCTGCGCAGGAAGTACCGAAGTCGAGAGCAAAACCTGTCTTCCAGTGGAGAAAGCTGGGAGACCCTGCCAGGAAAGGAAGAGCGGGAACCTCAGCAAGCTAGAGTGAGTGTGAGCGTCACCGACACCAGCCCTGGCCTGGGCGCTGGAGCCAGCGCCGGCGTCAATGCCATTGCTGGTGCTAGcgccagcaccagcaccagcgcCAGCACCAGCGCCAGCACCAGCGCCGGTGCAGGTGCTGTTAGCAACGGCAGCAACTATCAGGAGGAAGCTCAAGAACCACCGCTTCAGGAAGAGGAACAGACATCCCTGGAAGAAGGAGAAATTCCCTGGCTCCAGTACAATGAGAACGAGAGCAGCAGTGAGGGGGATAACGACTCCGGGCGGGAGTTGATGCAGCCTGGGGTGTTCGTGCTGGACGGCAACAACAACCTTGAAGATGACTCCAGCGTCAGCGAAGACCTAGAAGTGGATTGGAGCCTCTTTGATGGATTTGCCGATGGTTTAGGAGTGGCCGAAGCCATCTCCTACGTGGATCCTCAGTTCCTGACCTACATGGCACTCGAGGAACGCCTGGCCCAGGCCATGGAGACTGCCCTAGCACACCTGGAGTCTCTGGCAGTGGATGTCGAGGTGGCCAATCCACCGGCGAGCAAGGAGAGCATCGACGCTCTTCCCGAGATCCTGGTCACTGAAGATCATGGTGCAGTTGGCCAAGAGATGTGCTGTCCTATCTGCTGCAGTGAATATGTGAAGGGGGAGGTGGCCACTGAGCTTCCATGCCACCACTATTTCCACAAGCCCTGCGTGTCCATCTGGCTTCAGAAGTCAGGCACATGCCCCGTGTGCCGCTGCATGTTCCCTCCCCCACTCTAA
- the Pja1 gene encoding E3 ubiquitin-protein ligase Praja-1 isoform X2, with the protein MHRSAPSQTTKRSRSPFATTRRSWDDCESSGTSLNVDNEDYSRYPPREYRASGGRRGMAYGHIDTFGADDSEEEGAGPVERPPVRGKTGKFKDDKLYDPEKGARSVAGVPPQFSSFNRDVREELDKVDPAPVARCSASRAEFPKPNSVASQMSSAEGKVATNGDSLERERRGQNLTARPSRAPVSICGGGETPSKSAEEPVVRPKVRNLASPNCVKPKIFFDTDDDDDMPHSTSRWRDAVNADEGHSDGLARRGRGESSSGYCEPKYSEDKREARNDQVKPEKVPRRRRTMADPDFWTYSDDYYKYCDEDSDSDKEWIAALRRKYRSREQNLSSSGESWETLPGKEEREPQQARVSVSVTDTSPGLGAGASAGVNAIAGASASTSTSASTSASTSAGAGAVSNGSNYQEEAQEPPLQEEEQTSLEEGEIPWLQYNENESSSEGDNDSGRELMQPGVFVLDGNNNLEDDSSVSEDLEVDWSLFDGFADGLGVAEAISYVDPQFLTYMALEERLAQAMETALAHLESLAVDVEVANPPASKESIDALPEILVTEDHGAVGQEMCCPICCSEYVKGEVATELPCHHYFHKPCVSIWLQKSGTCPVCRCMFPPPL; encoded by the coding sequence ATGCACAGATCAGCCCCCAGTCAAACCACCAAGAGGAGCCGATCACCATTTGCCACCACTCGTCGTAGTTGGGACGACTGTGAGAGCTCGGGAACCAGCCTGAATGTTGATAATGAGGACTATTCCAGGTATCCGCCAAGAGAGTACAGGGCTTCGGGTGGCAGAAGAGGAATGGCTTATGGACATATTGACACTTTTGGGGCAGATGATAGtgaggaggagggggctgggccTGTTGAGCGACCGCCAGTGAGAGGGAAAACTGGCAAGTTTAAGGATGATAAGCTGTATGACCCAGAGAAAGGGGCGAGGTCTGTGGCGGGGGTGCCTCCCCAGTTCTCTAGCTTTAACCGCGATGTGCGAGAGGAGCTTGACAAGGTAGACCCAGCCCCTGTGGCAAGATGCTCTGCTAGCAGAGCAGAGTTCCCGAAGCCAAATAGTGTGGCCTCTCAGATGTCTTCTGCTGAAGGCAAGGTGGCTACAAACGGTGACAGtttggagagggagagaagggggcaGAACTTAACTGCACGTCCCAGTAGGGCTCCTGTGAGTATTTGTGGTGGGGGGGAAACCCCCTCAAAGAGTGCAGAGGAACCGGTGGTGAGGCCCAAAGTCCGAAATCTGGCAAGTCCAAACTGCgtgaaaccaaaaatattttttgatactgatgatgatgatgatatgcCACACAGTACTTCCAGGTGGAGGGATGCTGTCAATGCTGATGAAGGCCACTCGGATGGCCTGGCAAGGAGAGGCAGAGGCGAGAGTTCAAGTGGCTACTGTGAGCCGAAGTACTCTGAAGACAAGAGGGAAGCGAGGAACGACCAAGTGAAACCAGAGAAGGTGCCCAGGAGGCGACGAACCATGGCTGACCCTGACTTCTGGACATACAGTGACGATTACTACAAATACTGTGATGAAGACTCTGACAGTGACAAAGAGTGGATCGCTGCTCTGCGCAGGAAGTACCGAAGTCGAGAGCAAAACCTGTCTTCCAGTGGAGAAAGCTGGGAGACCCTGCCAGGAAAGGAAGAGCGGGAACCTCAGCAAGCTAGAGTGAGTGTGAGCGTCACCGACACCAGCCCTGGCCTGGGCGCTGGAGCCAGCGCCGGCGTCAATGCCATTGCTGGTGCTAGcgccagcaccagcaccagcgcCAGCACCAGCGCCAGCACCAGCGCCGGTGCAGGTGCTGTTAGCAACGGCAGCAACTATCAGGAGGAAGCTCAAGAACCACCGCTTCAGGAAGAGGAACAGACATCCCTGGAAGAAGGAGAAATTCCCTGGCTCCAGTACAATGAGAACGAGAGCAGCAGTGAGGGGGATAACGACTCCGGGCGGGAGTTGATGCAGCCTGGGGTGTTCGTGCTGGACGGCAACAACAACCTTGAAGATGACTCCAGCGTCAGCGAAGACCTAGAAGTGGATTGGAGCCTCTTTGATGGATTTGCCGATGGTTTAGGAGTGGCCGAAGCCATCTCCTACGTGGATCCTCAGTTCCTGACCTACATGGCACTCGAGGAACGCCTGGCCCAGGCCATGGAGACTGCCCTAGCACACCTGGAGTCTCTGGCAGTGGATGTCGAGGTGGCCAATCCACCGGCGAGCAAGGAGAGCATCGACGCTCTTCCCGAGATCCTGGTCACTGAAGATCATGGTGCAGTTGGCCAAGAGATGTGCTGTCCTATCTGCTGCAGTGAATATGTGAAGGGGGAGGTGGCCACTGAGCTTCCATGCCACCACTATTTCCACAAGCCCTGCGTGTCCATCTGGCTTCAGAAGTCAGGCACATGCCCCGTGTGCCGCTGCATGTTCCCTCCCCCACTCTAA
- the Pja1 gene encoding E3 ubiquitin-protein ligase Praja-1 isoform X3, with protein sequence MGQESSKPVWPKPAGGYQSNTGRRYGRRHAYVSFRPSTSHQDRIASQRKTTAEVPMHRSAPSQTTKRSRSPFATTRRSWDDCESSGTSLNVDNEDYSSTSRWRDAVNADEGHSDGLARRGRGESSSGYCEPKYSEDKREARNDQVKPEKVPRRRRTMADPDFWTYSDDYYKYCDEDSDSDKEWIAALRRKYRSREQNLSSSGESWETLPGKEEREPQQARVSVSVTDTSPGLGAGASAGVNAIAGASASTSTSASTSASTSAGAGAVSNGSNYQEEAQEPPLQEEEQTSLEEGEIPWLQYNENESSSEGDNDSGRELMQPGVFVLDGNNNLEDDSSVSEDLEVDWSLFDGFADGLGVAEAISYVDPQFLTYMALEERLAQAMETALAHLESLAVDVEVANPPASKESIDALPEILVTEDHGAVGQEMCCPICCSEYVKGEVATELPCHHYFHKPCVSIWLQKSGTCPVCRCMFPPPL encoded by the exons ATGGGGCAGGAATCTAGCAAGCCTGTATGGCCCAAACCAGCAGGAGGGTATCAGTCCAATACAGGCAGGAGGTATGGAAGAAGGCATGCTTATGTCAGTTTCAGGCCATCCACGAGCCATCAGGACAGGATTGCCAGCCAGAGAAAGACGACAGCCGAAGTCCCAATGCACAGATCAGCCCCCAGTCAAACCACCAAGAGGAGCCGATCACCATTTGCCACCACTCGTCGTAGTTGGGACGACTGTGAGAGCTCGGGAACCAGCCTGAATGTTGATAATGAGGACTATTCCAG TACTTCCAGGTGGAGGGATGCTGTCAATGCTGATGAAGGCCACTCGGATGGCCTGGCAAGGAGAGGCAGAGGCGAGAGTTCAAGTGGCTACTGTGAGCCGAAGTACTCTGAAGACAAGAGGGAAGCGAGGAACGACCAAGTGAAACCAGAGAAGGTGCCCAGGAGGCGACGAACCATGGCTGACCCTGACTTCTGGACATACAGTGACGATTACTACAAATACTGTGATGAAGACTCTGACAGTGACAAAGAGTGGATCGCTGCTCTGCGCAGGAAGTACCGAAGTCGAGAGCAAAACCTGTCTTCCAGTGGAGAAAGCTGGGAGACCCTGCCAGGAAAGGAAGAGCGGGAACCTCAGCAAGCTAGAGTGAGTGTGAGCGTCACCGACACCAGCCCTGGCCTGGGCGCTGGAGCCAGCGCCGGCGTCAATGCCATTGCTGGTGCTAGcgccagcaccagcaccagcgcCAGCACCAGCGCCAGCACCAGCGCCGGTGCAGGTGCTGTTAGCAACGGCAGCAACTATCAGGAGGAAGCTCAAGAACCACCGCTTCAGGAAGAGGAACAGACATCCCTGGAAGAAGGAGAAATTCCCTGGCTCCAGTACAATGAGAACGAGAGCAGCAGTGAGGGGGATAACGACTCCGGGCGGGAGTTGATGCAGCCTGGGGTGTTCGTGCTGGACGGCAACAACAACCTTGAAGATGACTCCAGCGTCAGCGAAGACCTAGAAGTGGATTGGAGCCTCTTTGATGGATTTGCCGATGGTTTAGGAGTGGCCGAAGCCATCTCCTACGTGGATCCTCAGTTCCTGACCTACATGGCACTCGAGGAACGCCTGGCCCAGGCCATGGAGACTGCCCTAGCACACCTGGAGTCTCTGGCAGTGGATGTCGAGGTGGCCAATCCACCGGCGAGCAAGGAGAGCATCGACGCTCTTCCCGAGATCCTGGTCACTGAAGATCATGGTGCAGTTGGCCAAGAGATGTGCTGTCCTATCTGCTGCAGTGAATATGTGAAGGGGGAGGTGGCCACTGAGCTTCCATGCCACCACTATTTCCACAAGCCCTGCGTGTCCATCTGGCTTCAGAAGTCAGGCACATGCCCCGTGTGCCGCTGCATGTTCCCTCCCCCACTCTAA